GCGCCGTTGCCGCGAATCTCATCCCAGGCTGGAGTCTGCCGTGCCTGCGGCACTCCAGAGAGAAACAGTGTGGGTTATTGGGGCTTGAGGCTGTCGTGCCTGCGGCGTTTCGTTAGCGATGCAGTGTGAGGGGGGGCGGCCGTTCATGAGTACCAGGTGACACCGGGTTCCGAGGAGAAGGCCGCGACGCCCGGGACTGCGTCAGTGTGTTCAAAAGCGAACAGAATGACAAGAATTCGCGAAGGGGTGTACGAAAATGTTCACCCTCTGAAAATCCCGATTCCGCTGTAACTCCTTTCATGAAAATAGCATAGGTCCTTTCTTGACAAAAGGCACGGGGGTTGCTTTGTCTTTCTAGGCAAAGGGAGGGGTAGTCCCCATGACCATTCAAGTAACGACGGACCCCCGCGACGTAAGGGTGGAAACGTACATGGAGCGTGCGCCAGACCAACGGGTACGGGGTCGCGTATTGGTAGTCGACGACGAAAACGGACCGCGCCAAGCGTTGCGGATGCTGCTCAAGGAAGAGCACGACGTGCATATGGCGTGTGACGTGGCCTCCGCGCAAGAGATGATGCGAAGCCAGGAGTTCGACTTGGTCATCACGGATTTGCGCATGCCAAAGCAGTCCGGGGTCGAACTCCTCCGTTGGGTGAAATCAGACCACCCCGACACGGAAGTCATCATTCTTACCGGCTACGGAGACCTCGACACGGCCATGAAGGCCGTGGAATTCGGGGCGCTTGCCTACGTCGTCAAGCCTTTTGACACCAAGGCTATGTTACGGCATGTAGAGGAGGGGCTGACGAAGCGGCTTCGGGAACTCGAGCGCCGGCGTATGGAAGAGCTGGCGCTCGAGGCAAACCGCTTCGAGACGCTCGGGCGATTTGTCTCGGGTATGTTGCATGACTTGGGCACGCCCTTGTCGGTAATCACCGGCCAGCTCGAAATCCTTCAAGGCAGTCCTGACACACCGAAATCGCCGGAGCGGCTGCGTGTCGTGCAGGATCAGGTCCATTTGTGTACAGACATCGTCCGCACCGCGATGAATTTCCTTCGGCATGAAACGCAGCGCTTCAGCATACTGAATGTGAACGATCTGGCGGAGAGCTGCCTGAATGTCAGTTCGCCGCTAATGCAACGTCTAACGATACAAGCGTTCCGCGATTATGCGCCTGACCTGCCCATCTGTGAAGGCGACTTCGTGCTGATGCGGCAGGCGGTTCTGAATTTGCTCACCAACGCGTGCCAGGCCATGGATGCAAGTGCCGGGCGGCGCGAAGTCCACGTGCGCACGTGGCGCGATGACGGATTTGTATGCATCGCCGTGAGCGATACGGGTCCCGGTATCCCGGAAGAAAACCGGCATAAAATCTTCGACACGTTCTTCACCACCAAAGGCGAGCGCGGGACGGGGCTCGGGCTTGCCGCGGTGAGGAACATCATGCGGCGTCACGACGGAGAAGTGCTCGTTCGCGAGAACATCTGGCATGGCGCCGAGTTCATTTTGAGGTTTCCATTGACGCACTCGTGAGGCGGGCCACACGGACTAGTTCCCAGTAGTTCACACACACATTCTCTGGGGAAGAGTCACCTGGATCTCACAGCCCCTCCCTGCGCCCCAGGGAGGGGCGCCTGTTTTTTGGGTCTGGGAAAGCGAATCGTCGTGTGAGCACGGTTTGTTGGATGAATCCATTGTGCTCAGTGGATTCGGTTGCATGCGGCGGATACAGTGTCCGCATGAAAGGTTCAAACGAATCGAAATCCGCGCGTGCGGCACACGACGAGTCCACTTCCCTCGCGGAGCTTCTTGCGGAGGTCCGGGCGTGCCGGTTGTGCGAAGCACACTTGCCGTTCGGGCCGCGGCCCGTGCTGCGGGTGAGATCGACGGCGCGCATTCTTGTCGTTGGTCAAGCACCAGGCACGCGCGTGCATGAGACGGGCATTCCATGGAACGACCCCAGCGGGGATCGGCTGCGCCAATGGATGTCGGTAGACCGAGATACGTTCTACGACGAGTCGCGCGTTGCGATCATTCCGATGGGGTTGTGTTATCCGGGCCGTCATGCGCGGGGAGGGGACTTGCCGCCAAGGCCGGAATGTGCGCCGCAGTGGCACGCGCGATTGCATGCACACCTTCCGCGACGTGAGTTCACAATCCTTGCGGGGCAGTACGCGCAAGAGTTTTATCTTGGGGCGCGCGCGAAGAAGAACCTCACGGAGACGGTGCGCGCGTGGAGGGAGTATTTCCCGGAGTTTGTACCGTTGCCGCATCCGTCGTTTCGGAATCTGGCGTGGCTGAAACGGAACCCGTGGTTTGCGGAAGAAGTGGTGGCCGCGCTGCGGGAACGGGTACAGGCGCTTCTCATGAAGACAAGCGACTAGCGAGCATTCTCTTCTTCTTCATCCTGGACATCCTGTGCATCCCTGTTAAACAGAGAGTCTTCAACAAGGATGCACAGGATATCCAGGATGGAACCAATTCATAAATGCAAACCGGTGCTATCCGCGCATCAGGGAGTCTTGTGCGCTGCTCTGGTCTTCTGTGTGAAAACCAGAATACTCTTCGCGGTCTCCTCGTATGCTTTTGCCTCGTTCGCGAGGTCGGGTCCCTGACTAATCTTGTCGATGGCGCGTTGATAGCTTTCGGTGTAGCGGTCGCCGTTCTTCAGGCATTCGCGCAAGTCAGGCAACGCACTCTCCGCGATCTTCCCCATGAGGGCCAGCGACGAGGCAGCGCAGGCGCGGACGTACGAATCCTCGTCCTTCAAGAGAGTCTGGATTGCATGTGCTGAGTCTTTACCGAAGGGATCGACGGTTGCGAGGAAGATGGCTGCATGAGATCGCGATTCCTCGGATGTGCTGGTTATCGCTTTCAGGTACCGGGCCTTGAGGTCGTCGCGCGTGAGCAATGTGATTCCCTCGGGCAGTTCAATGCGATCCAAGTCGATGCTTCCTCCACTTACATACACCGTCAGAGTTGGATGCTTATCCCAAACGCCCGCTTCGTCGCGCCTTTCGGTCATCGACTTGACGATTCCCCCGACAACGTGCAACGTCCAATCGCACGCCATGGGGGTCTCGTCGAAGCG
The DNA window shown above is from Candidatus Hydrogenedentota bacterium and carries:
- a CDS encoding response regulator, which translates into the protein MTIQVTTDPRDVRVETYMERAPDQRVRGRVLVVDDENGPRQALRMLLKEEHDVHMACDVASAQEMMRSQEFDLVITDLRMPKQSGVELLRWVKSDHPDTEVIILTGYGDLDTAMKAVEFGALAYVVKPFDTKAMLRHVEEGLTKRLRELERRRMEELALEANRFETLGRFVSGMLHDLGTPLSVITGQLEILQGSPDTPKSPERLRVVQDQVHLCTDIVRTAMNFLRHETQRFSILNVNDLAESCLNVSSPLMQRLTIQAFRDYAPDLPICEGDFVLMRQAVLNLLTNACQAMDASAGRREVHVRTWRDDGFVCIAVSDTGPGIPEENRHKIFDTFFTTKGERGTGLGLAAVRNIMRRHDGEVLVRENIWHGAEFILRFPLTHS
- a CDS encoding uracil-DNA glycosylase family protein, with protein sequence MKGSNESKSARAAHDESTSLAELLAEVRACRLCEAHLPFGPRPVLRVRSTARILVVGQAPGTRVHETGIPWNDPSGDRLRQWMSVDRDTFYDESRVAIIPMGLCYPGRHARGGDLPPRPECAPQWHARLHAHLPRREFTILAGQYAQEFYLGARAKKNLTETVRAWREYFPEFVPLPHPSFRNLAWLKRNPWFAEEVVAALRERVQALLMKTSD
- a CDS encoding HEAT repeat domain-containing protein is translated as MPRRKSLSFAHAVLVLVVVAANSLALPAWGMGQEVIGNEPLHANSEYPEGLMPVINEKHRVYYSWVNGNEHFYFQGETAALNDTLKQFALVDAPEHNVVLLPGPGKAQRFDETPMACDWTLHVVGGIVKSMTERRDEAGVWDKHPTLTVYVSGGSIDLDRIELPEGITLLTRDDLKARYLKAITSTSEESRSHAAIFLATVDPFGKDSAHAIQTLLKDEDSYVRACAASSLALMGKIAESALPDLRECLKNGDRYTESYQRAIDKISQGPDLANEAKAYEETAKSILVFTQKTRAAHKTP